The genomic region CTGCGCTACGCTGAATGGTATTACGGGCCGCAAGAGTTGCTGCTAAACCGTCTGACCGCCCACGCATCGGGCGGCGGCGCGCTGTTTGACGAAGCCGAGTTTACAGTCGCGCATCAGGACTACCAAGAAAGCCGCCACGACCGTACGCGCGACAACGACAGCCGCAATGATCGCACTGAAGACGTCAGCATATTCTCCGTGAACGCCGACATGAGTCGAGCGCTGGGCTCGGGCACGCTGTTCTACGGCGCTGAAGCGGTACTGAATGATGTGCAGTCTTCCGCGCAGAAGTACAATATTGTGACCGGCGAAACCGCTGCGCAATCCACGCGTTATCCCGACGGCGGAGCAACACCACGCAACTGGCCGCATACTGCGGTTGGCGGGCGCCAGTGTCCCGCGCGATTGTTATGACTGCGGGCCTGCGCTATTCGCATAACATGCTCACATCAAAGTTTGACGATCAGTCGTTTTTTGCCTTCCCCTTTGACGAGATCAAGTACGACAACGGCGCGCCGACGGCGAGCCTCGGCGCGGTCTACAACGCGGCGGCCTGGCAGGTGCGCGGCGCGTTGGCGAGCGGTTTTCGCGCGCCGAATGTGGATGATGTCGGCAAGATCTTTGACACAGGGAACGGCGTGGTCATCTTTCCCAATCCCGAACTGAGTTCGAGTATTCTACAACGGTGAGCTTGGCCTGGCGCGTGACTTCGGCCGCTTCAGCGCCAGCGCTACGGGTTACTATTCGATGCTGCGCGACGCCGTGTTGGTGCGCGACGCACAGTTCAACGGTGCGGATTCAATACTCTATGACGGCGCAATGGCGAAAGTCAAATCGCTGCAGAATGTCGGCGAGGCGTTTATTGCCGGGCTGGATGTGCAGGCGAAGTGCGAGATCAATGAACGATTGACCGCGAGCACGCAGCTTTCCACTGCGCAAGGCCGCGACACCGAGAGCGATTTGCCGCTGCGCTCCGTGCCGCCGCTGTTCGGGCAGACGAGTTTGATCTGGCAGCAGGAGCGCTGGGCGGCGGAGCTGTTCGCGCGGTACA from bacterium harbors:
- a CDS encoding TonB-dependent receptor gives rise to the protein MHALSRRRSNTTQLAAYCGWRAPVSRAIVMTAGLRYSHNMLTSKFDDQSFFAFPFDEIKYDNGAPTASLGAVYNAAAWQVRGALASGFRAPNVDDVGKIFDTGNGVVIFPNPELSSSILQR